One Paramisgurnus dabryanus chromosome 10, PD_genome_1.1, whole genome shotgun sequence genomic region harbors:
- the LOC135779701 gene encoding uncharacterized protein, whose protein sequence is MKTFLAALILFVSVIHSEGLKCFTCVAHNQDECDRQGSTVCPANADACSTITGAHTVLKSCSYKSFCDKSHMSNGELKCCFSDDCNGPHRSHSHGENNTAVTLSSSPALLLGILLFTVALRSL, encoded by the exons ATGAAGACTTTCCTCGCTGCATTGATTCTGTTTGTCTCTGTGATACACA GTGAGGGGTTGAAGTGTTTCACCTGTGTGGCTCATAACCAGGATGAGTGTGACAGACAGGGCTCAACTGTGTGTCCTGCTAATGCAGATGCCTGCTCCACCATCACAGGGGCAC ACACTGTTCTGAAGTCATGCTCTTATAAGTCTTTCTGTGACAAGTCTCACATGAGTAACGGTGAACTGAAGTGCTGCTTCAGTGATGACTGTAATGGACCCCATCGCTCTCACAGTCACGGGGAAAACAACACTGCTGTGACCCTGAGCTCCAGTCCTGCTCTGCTCCTGGGCATCCTGCTCTTTACAGTAGCTCTCAGATCACTGTAA